A single genomic interval of Falco cherrug isolate bFalChe1 chromosome 8, bFalChe1.pri, whole genome shotgun sequence harbors:
- the DBI gene encoding acyl-CoA-binding protein → MTEAAFQKAAEEVKQLKSQPTDQEMLDVYSHYKQATVGDVNTDRPGMLDFKGKAKWDAWNALKGMSKEDAMKAYIAKVEELKGKYGI, encoded by the exons ATGACTGAG GCCGCGTTTCAGAAGGCCGCCGAGGAGGTGAAGCAGCTCAAGTCCCAGCCTACGGACCAGGAGATGCTCGACGTCTACAGTCACTACAAACAGGCCACGGTGGGCGACGTGAACACGG ACCGCCCTGGTATGCTGGACTtcaaaggcaaagcaaagtGGGATGCCTGGAATGCATTGAAAG GAATGTCCAAAGAAGACGCAATGAAAGCTTACATAGCGAAAGTGGAAGAACTAAAGGGCAAATATGGCATCTGA